In Henningerozyma blattae CBS 6284 chromosome 7, complete genome, a single genomic region encodes these proteins:
- the YAT1 gene encoding carnitine O-acetyltransferase YAT1 (similar to Saccharomyces cerevisiae YAT1 (YAR035W); ancestral locus Anc_3.176): MTKETPKLKRLPIPPLEDTLNRFISCVEPLQDEKQRIKTRQKVFSAENLDSMQQLQEKLIEYDEQLAKENPISSYIEQFWYDSYLFYDQSVVLNVNPSFQLQDDPMVNSLTCNIDTYGEYTLQIKRTSKLVVSILKFIKDIRQDNLRPDKIRGKIPLSMDQYDKLFGSSRIPPGPGEETCHLQTDKTSHHVMVMYKGQFYWFDVLDIDNNPIFNSPEELEWNLYSILIDGDNENRTNISAPVGIFTTESRRVWSNIRDYIQNSEDVTNWKNLRIIDSALFVICLDDIIIDTDKSNNQSNFDSTKNTEREKEEESKLVKSMLCGTSDIDFENKDNVRTSLPLGIQKGTCLNRWYDKLQLIITRNGKAGINFEHTGIDGHTVLRLVTDIYTDSILNFASEITKDIPSVFNLSKSFNEKVKVSNNINDSNSMANLITIPRKLEWKIDSFLKSSLHFAETRVSDLISQYEFVNLDFNEYGGHWIKKVFKCSPDAFTQQIFQIAFYALYGKFETTYEPAMTKTFQNGRTEAIRTVTFESQKFVKSLFERNVTDEKRIEYLHEACSKHSAITKECSLGLGHDRHLYALYCIWRESFQEKMDLPPLFKDGSWSIMNNNTLSTSNCGNPCLKNFGFGPVVPNGFGIGYVIRDNSISIVVSSKHKQTKRFVALIEKSFVEVLHMFQRTTSTAPKTNQDSEQYMVELRSTGDSQEQGRSKALSYLLGGYDYFDVSITG, from the coding sequence ATGACAAAAGAAACTCCAAAGTTAAAAAGACTTCCTATTCCTCCCCTAGAAGATACCCTTAATAGATTTATATCATGCGTAGAACCATTACAAGATGAAAAACAAAGAATAAAGACAAGACAAAAAGTGTTCTCTGCAGAAAATTTAGATAGTATGcaacaattacaagaaaaattaattgaatatgaTGAACAATTAGCTAAAGAAAATCCAATATCATCTTATATTGAACAATTTTGGTATGattcttatttattttatgaCCAATCGGTAGTCTTAAATGTTAACCCTTCTTTCCAACTTCAAGATGATCCCATGGTGAATTCATTAACATGCAATATTGATACTTATGGCGAATATACTTTACAAATCAAAAGAACCTCTAAATTAGTTGTTTCTAttctaaaatttattaaagatattagaCAAGATAATTTACGTCCTGATAAGATTAGAGGTAAGATTCCTCTATCTATGGATCAATacgataaattatttggatcAAGCAGAATCCCACCAGGCCCTGGAGAAGAAACTTGCCATTTACAAACAGATAAGACTTCTCATCATGTCATGGTCATGTATAAGGGTCAATTTTACTGGTTTGATGTTTtagatattgataataatccaatattcaattctcctgaagaattagaatgGAATCTCTATTCCATTTTAATTGATGGggataatgaaaataggACTAATATTTCTGCACCAGTAGGTATATTTACCACTGAAAGTAGAAGAGTTTGGTCAAATATTAGAGATTATATCCAAAATTCTGAAGATGTGAccaattggaaaaatttaagaatcATTGATAGTGCATTATTCGTCATATGTTTagatgatataatcattgATACAGATAAAAGTAATAATCAAAGTAATTTTGACAGCACTAAGAATACtgaaagagaaaaagaagaagagagTAAACTGGTAAAATCAATGCTATGCGGTACATCTGATAtcgattttgaaaataaggACAATGTGAGAACTTCATTACCATTAGGAATCCAAAAGGGAACGTGTTTAAACCGTTGGTATgataaattacaattaattataaCTAGGAATGGTAAAGCCggtattaattttgaacaTACAGGTATTGATGGTCATACTGTGCTAAGACTCGTGACTGATATTTATACTGATTCTATTTTGAACTTTGCCAGTGAAATTACTAAGGATATCCCCAGtgtatttaatttatccaaatcgtttaatgaaaaagttaaagtatccaataatattaatgatagtAATTCGATGGCCAACTTAATTACTATTCCAAGAAAACTTGAATGGAAGATcgattcatttttaaaatcatcatTACATTTCGCAGAGACAAGAGTCTCTGATTTAATCTCACAATATGAATTTGTTAACCTTGATTTCAATGAATATGGAGGTCATTGGATCAAGAAAGTCTTCAAGTGTTCACCAGATGCCTTTACTCAACAAATCTTCCAAATAGCGTTTTACGCATTATATGGTAAATTCGAAACTACATATGAGCCTGCCATGACAAAGACTTTCCAAAATGGTAGAACAGAAGCCATTAGAACTGTGACTTTTGAATCTCAAAAGTTTGTGAAATCTCTTTTCGAAAGAAACGTTACGGATGAAAAGagaattgaatatttacaTGAGGCTTGTTCCAAACATTCTGCAATCACGAAAGAATGTTCACTAGGGTTAGGCCATGATAGACACTTGTATGCGTTGTATTGTATTTGGAGAGAATCATTCCAAGAAAAGATGGATCTTCCACCCCTTTTCAAAGACGGTTCTTGGAGcataatgaataataacaCATTAAGCACTTCGAATTGTGGGAACCCTTGCTTGAAGAACTTTGGGTTTGGACCCGTAGTACCTAACGGGTTTGGCATTGGATATGTAATCAGAGACAATTCCATTTCCATCGTAGTATCATCAAAAcataaacaaacaaaaagatTTGTAgctttaattgaaaaatcatTCGTCGAAGTTCTCCATATGTTCCAAAGAACCACTTCCACTGCACCCAAGACCAATCAGGATTCCGAACAGTACATGGTGGAGCTAAGATCCACGGGAGACAGCCAAGAACAAGGAAGATCAAAGGCATTGTCGTATCTGTTGGGTGGAtatgattattttgatGTCAGCATTACTGGGTAG
- the TBLA0G00840 gene encoding uncharacterized protein (similar to Saccharomyces cerevisiae OSH2 (YDL019C) and SWH1 (YAR042W); ancestral locus Anc_3.175): MNGFNATANTFADANVVTQPVVNTNSAAIVSTTPTGVPPVNPSPAHSSTPTTVSKPLLKLKVLDTLRQGTIDDLQELLNTSFVPRDDPIVREVSQLLLHYAVQVAPLELIKEIVKKWVPTSTKSPKHNNSGENFVPHLDLNYQDGDGNTPLHLASEQSRGDVITYLMDLPNINDCILNDSELLPLEMCKNLNVAQMMQIKRANYVAATAKELRNCLNSRDFKRLTKIFDNPRNKELLDINGIDPETGDTVLHEFIKKRDVHMCKWLIEHGSDPFKRDRSGKLPSDLLMNVNENDVPTNSKMSIDVQLKKMLEKAAKEQSVINVANNLNEAPTLKGYLKKWTNFAQGYKLRWFVLSNDGRLAYYKDQADTKNPNRGYLNMGTCYLHLDSTEKLKFEIVGGATGTVRWHLKGNHPIETNRWVWAIQGAIRFAKDKELLKGKNTVSPALVMNNYVSRENSTKQVTATSNDGRSRSKTASSLSKSDDSKGRTSSHKRSGSSNKSKVILPDDIRMSNNLTASGKSYVNRVLETRLESSSPGTSIKGVSLENTATTTKQKQSRSPSKSQQATNIPESTQYTAEPEAQQVQESMVDDTAMPVSTDTTTEPPIQPQTLVQEPPLQTQQAELQDLQEAADSNYDYEPTDDAAYTGNYEQQYSEGEALSDEDEDDGIGMNIDTDDEDIQIQYGPFTQQVELQQKHISMELSSLTELLDTNIMDEASWSTIKNSIKTITQCFEQLNTLSASRDKKLVAMLTKQKDVNNVWIQSVKDLERELGKKSQRLEAMDKERRTLKKVVNKRIQDTESPQNVAKRLSKHDDSSSTLEQVQKFISATKENDEDSDVEEFFDAEDASEDSDSVSSNIQSYDYSTVNGNTNSLSTTNPVLVTPMETPQLPADIQPAQSTHATPAPVPVQPTQAAQVLAAQAQAHVQAQQQAQAFAQQQAQLQAQQQAQQQAQLQAQQQAQLQAQQQAQAQALAQQQAQAQALAQQQAQAQALAQQQAQAQALAQQQAQAQALAQQQAQAQALAQQQAEAEAQAQAHQEAQAQAQAQIQAQAQAQAQAQAQAQAQAQAQAQAQAQAQAQAQAQAQAQAKAIQAGPQPAKKSPEEMAEIVKVKTKEAEVIKKKAPVKMMKTDLIAVTKSQAAREETLNAQGTWLGYEDGQRKRLALSEDDRPSISLWSVLKSMVGKDMTKMTLPVTFNEPTSLLQRVAEDLEYSELLDRACTFNDSTLRLLYVACFAASSSASTTQRVAKPFNPLLGETYEYARPDKHYRFFTEQVSHHPPISATWTESPKWDFWGESYVDTKFNGRSFEVNHLGLWYVKMRPDDPKAPEELYTWKKPNNTVIGILVGNPQVDNHGDVTITNHNTGDKCTLHFKARGWRSSGAFEVRGEVFDKKGDKKWVMGGHWNESYFAKKVTNKNKGNISLEKTKSAAGSTEGPANDGSKFLIWKVNDRPDAPFHLTPFAITLNAPQPHLVKWVAPTDTRLRPDQRAMEDGEYDKAANEKTRLEEKQRAVRKKREEGNIDYKPKWFTKETHPVTKLSYWKFTGKYWNERKVHDWKRCDDIF, encoded by the coding sequence ATGAATGGATTTAATGCTACAGCCAATACATTTGCTGATGCTAATGTAGTCACACAACCTGTTGTAAATACTAACTCTGCTGCCATTGTATCAACCACACCAACAGGTGTCCCACCAGTAAACCCTTCTCCTGCTCATAGCTCCACACCAACTACTGTTAGTAAACctctattaaaattaaaagtgCTTGACACATTACGCCAAGGGACTATTGATGATttacaagaattattaaacacTTCATTTGTTCCAAGAGATGATCCAATTGTTCGTGAAGTCAGTCAATTGTTACTACATTATGCAGTTCAAGTGGCTCCCTTGGAAttgattaaagaaataGTTAAAAAATGGGTACCCACATCTACAAAATCTCCTAAACATAATAATTCTGGTGAGAATTTCGTACCTCATTTGgatttgaattatcaaGATGGTGACGGTAACACCCCTCTACATCTTGCCTCAGAACAATCCCGTGGCGATGTAATCACATATCTAATGGATCTGCCCAATATTAATGACTGTATTTTAAACGATTCGGAACTGTTACCATTAGAAATGTGTAAGAACTTAAACGTGGCTCAAATGATGCAAATTAAAAGAGCAAACTATGTAGCAGCCACGGCAAAGGAATTAAGAAATTGTTTGAATTCAAgagattttaaaagattgaCTAAAATCTTTGATAATCCaagaaataaagaattattagatattaaCGGGATAGATCCAGAAACTGGTGATACCGTATTAcatgaatttattaaaaagagAGATGTTCACATGTGTAAATGGTTGATCGAACATGGTTCAGATCCATTCAAAAGAGATAGAAGTGGTAAATTACCAAGTGACTTATTAATGAatgttaatgaaaatgatgtACCTACAAATTCTAAAATGTCAATTGATGttcaattgaagaaaatgttAGAGAAAGCTGCAAAGGAACAAAGTGTCATTAATGTAGCCaacaatttaaatgaaGCTCCTACTTTGAAAGggtatttgaaaaaatggACAAATTTCGCACAGGGTTATAAGTTACGTTGGTTTGTATTAAGTAATGATGGTAGATTAGCCTATTATAAAGATCAAGCTGATACGAAAAATCCAAATCGTGGCTATCTAAACATGGGGACTTGTTATCTACATTTAGATTCCACcgaaaaattgaaattcgAAATCGTAGGTGGTGCTACAGGCACTGTAAGATGGCATTTAAAAGGTAATCATCCAATTGAAACAAACAGATGGGTGTGGGCTATTCAAGGTGCTATTCGTTTTGCTAAggataaagaattattgaaagGTAAAAATACTGTTTCTCCTGCATTGgtaatgaataattatgTCTCACGTGAAAATTCTACGAAACAAGTTACTGCAACTTCAAATGATGGTCGTTCAAGATCAAAAACTGCCTCTTCTTTATCTAAATCAGATGATTCTAAAGGAAGAACTTCTTCACACAAGAGATCAGGCAGTAGCAATAAATCAAAAGTTATATTACCAGATGATATTAGAATGagtaataatttaacaGCTTCAGGAAAATCATACGTAAATAGGGTATTGGAGACTCGTCTGGAATCTAGTTCACCTGGTACTTCAATTAAAGGAGTTTCTTTGGAAAATACTGCTACCACCACTAAACAAAAACAATCTAGATCACCATCTAAATCTCAACAAGCCACTAATATACCAGAATCCACTCAATACACTGCCGAACCAGAAGCTCAACAGGTACAAGAATCTATGGTTGATGATACAGCAATGCCTGTGTCAACTGATACTACGACAGAACCTCCAATTCAACCTCAAACATTAGTCCAAGAACCTCCACTACAAACACAACAGGCTGAATTACAAGATCTTCAAGAAGCAGCTGATTCAAATTATGATTATGAACCAACAGATGATGCAGCATATACTGGCAATTACGAACAACAATATTCTGAAGGTGAGGCATTatctgatgaagatgaagatgatggtATTGGAATGAATATTGATactgatgatgaagatattcAAATCCAGTACGGCCCTTTCACTCAACAGGTAGAACTTCAACAGAAACATATTTCCATGGAATTATCTTCACTAACTGAGTTATTAGACACCAATATTATGGATGAAGCATCTTGGAGtactattaaaaattccaTAAAAACTATCACACAATGCTTCGAACAATTAAATACGTTATCTGCCAGTagagataaaaaattagtgGCTATGttaacaaaacaaaaagatgTTAATAATGTATGGATTCAATCTGTTAAAGACTTAGAAAGGGAATTAGGAAAGAAGAGTCAAAGATTGGAAGCTATGgataaagaaagaagaaCTTTGAAGAAAGTAGTCAATAAAAGAATCCAAGACACTGAGAGCCCTCAGAATGTTGCAAAAAGGTTGTCTAAACATGACGATTCTTCTAGTACTTTGGAACAAGTACAGAAATTCATTTCTGCTACGAAggaaaatgatgaagattcGGATGTGGAGGAATTCTTTGATGCAGAGGATGCAAGTGAGGATTCAGATAGTGTGTCATCAAACATTCAATCATATGATTATTCTACCGTCAATGGTAATACCAATTCTTTGTCAACTACAAACCCTGTCTTAGTTACACCAATGGAAACTCCTCAATTACCCGCTGACATTCAACCAGCACAAAGCACTCACGCTACACCAGCCCCAGTTCCAGTTCAACCTACTCAGGCTGCCCAAGTATTAGCTGCACAGGCCCAAGCTCACGTTCAAGCCCAACAACAAGCCCAAGCTTTCGCCCAACAACAAGCCCAACTTCAAGCCCAACAACAAGCCCAACAACAAGCGCAATTACAAGCTCAACAACAGGCTCAATTACAAGCACAACAACAAGCTCAAGCCCAAGCTTTGGCTCAACAACAAGCTCAAGCCCAAGCTTTGGCTCAACAACAAGCTCAAGCCCAAGCTTTGGCTCAACAACAAGCTCAAGCCCAAGCTTTGGCTCAACAACAAGCTCAAGCCCAAGCTTTGGCTCAACAACAAGCTCAAGCCCAAGCTTTGGCTCAACAACaagcagaagcagaagcCCAAGCCCAAGCCCACCAAGAGGCCCAAGCCCAAGCCCAAGCTCAAATTCAAGCCCAAGCCCAAGCCCAAGCTCAAGCCCAAGCCCAAGCCCAAGCTCAAGCCCAAGCCCAAGCCCAAGCTCAAGCTCAAGCCCAAGCTCAAGCCCAAGCCCAAGCCCAAGCCCAAGCTAAGGCAATTCAAGCGGGCCCACAACCAGCCAAGAAATCTCCTGAAGAGATGGCCGAAATTGTTAAAGTAAAGACTAAAGAAGCAGAggtaataaagaaaaaggcTCCTgtaaagatgatgaaaacCGACCTTATTGCAGTCACTAAATCACAAGCTGCTCGTGAAGAAACATTAAATGCACAAGGCACTTGGCTAGGCTATGAGGATGGCCAAAGAAAGAGATTGGCCCTTAGTGAAGATGATCGTCCTTCTATTAGTTTATGGTCTGTTTTAAAATCTATGGTTGGTAAAGATATGACAAAGATGACTTTACCTGTTACTTTTAACGAACCAACTTCTTTACTGCAAAGAGTTGCTGaagatttggaatattCAGAATTGCTAGATAGGGCTTGTACTTTCAACGATTCTACATTAAGATTATTATATGTAGCATGTTTCGCTGCTTCTTCAAGTGCTTCCACTACACAAAGAGTTGCTAAACCATTCAACCCTCTACTAGGTGAAACATATGAATATGCACGTCCTGATAAGCATTATAGATTTTTCACAGAACAAGTCTCTCATCATCCACCAATTTCTGCAACTTGGACTGAATCACCAAAATGGGATTTTTGGGGGGAATCATATGTCGATACTAAGTTTAACGGTAGATCATTTGAAGTGAACCATTTGGGTTTATGGTATGTAAAAATGCGTCCAGATGATCCAAAAGCTCCAGAAGAATTATATACATGGAAAAAACCAAACAATACTGTTATTGGTATTTTAGTGGGTAATCCTCAAGTTGATAATCATGGTGATGTTACAATCACGAATCATAATACGGGTGATAAATGTACTTTACATTTCAAAGCTCGTGGTTGGAGATCTAGTGGGGCTTTTGAAGTTAGAGGTGAAGTATTTGACAAGAAAGGTGATAAGAAATGGGTCATGGGAGGACATTGGAATGAATCATATTTTGCAAAGAAAGTTACAAACAAGAATAAAGGTAATATTTCCTTAGAAAAAACCAAATCTGCTGCTGGTAGTACTGAAGGTCCAGCTAATGATGGtagtaaatttttaatttggaaAGTAAACGATAGACCAGATGCACCTTTCCACTTAACACCATTTGCAATTACATTAAATGCTCCACAACCACATTTAGTTAAATGGGTTGCCCCTACTGATACGCGTTTAAGACCTGATCAAAGAGCTATGGAAGATGGTGAATATGACAAGGCTGCCAATGAAAAGACTAGATTGGAAGAGAAACAAAGAGCTGTACGTAAGAAGAGAGAAGAAGGAAATATAGACTACAAACCTAAGTGGTTCACTAAAGAAACTCATCCTGTAACAAAACTTTCGTATTGGAAGTTTACTGGCAAATATTGGAATGAAAGAAAAGTTCATGACTGGAAAAGATGTGATGATATCTTCTAG
- the TBLA0G00850 gene encoding uncharacterized protein (similar to Saccharomyces cerevisiae THI20 (YOL055C); ancestral locus Anc_3.174), whose amino-acid sequence MTRTVVNINTPPPYLTLSRQERLPTVLTIAGSDSSGGAGIEADLKTFTAHRCYGMSCIVALTVQTPSKVYNIQNTPKKIVKEILDANLKDMRCDAIKCGMLTSDAIEALNEKLIELGSNRPKLIVDPVLVATSGSSLAGDELVDLIKTKITPFADLITPNIPEALRLINKGDYKIQSIEELFDIAQELSVETKCDNILVKGGHLSLDQLKDNKIIDVLYLAKENKFFVYSGNHEPTCNTHGTGCTLSSSIASNLARGYSLPQSVYGGIEYVQNAISIGCDVTKKHITDNGPINHVYSIEVPMEKMIKDDCFAGHSIVSAKMSTKEYNAQAEKEIKNNFFEYLIKHPIVKPHWDSYINHNFVKQVAEGTLEPRKFQFFVEQDYTYLVDYARVHCIAASKSPDLADIEKELVIVGAIKHEVSAHQDKLKRYFGIKDDSYFSTMKRGTALNNYSRYFNDVAKRGNWEELVAALTPCLMGYGYALITFNDSIKLNEKFPYYLEWCDVYRSENYTNAMKEGVALLNQIARSYPFDEIDTLVKIFADVCELETKFWDAAVEFEE is encoded by the coding sequence ATGACAAGAACTGTTGTTAATATCAATACACCACCACCATACTTGACTTTGTCTCGTCAAGAAAGACTTCCAACTGTTTTAACTATTGCAGGCTCTGATTCAAGTGGTGGTGCTGGTATTGAAGCAGATTTGAAAACTTTCACTGCACATAGATGTTATGGTATGTCATGCATTGTTGCATTAACAGTTCAAACTCCATCCAAAGTTTATAATATCCAAAACACACCAAAGAAAATCGTTAAGGAAATATTAGATgctaatttaaaagatatgaGATGCGATGCTATTAAATGTGGGATGTTAACTTCTGATGCCATCGAAGCCTTAAATGagaaattaatagaattagGTTCTAATAGACCTAAATTAATTGTTGATCCTGTCTTAGTTGCTACTTCCGGATCTTCTTTGGCTGGTGATGAATTGgttgatttaattaaaacaaaaatcaCTCCATTTGCTGATTTAATCACCCCAAATATTCCAGAAGCCTTgagattaataaataaaggtGATTATAAGATCCAATCCATTGAGGAATTGTTTGATATTGCCCAAGAATTATCGGTTGAAACTAAATGTGACAACATTTTAGTTAAAGGTGGTCATTTATCATTAGATCAATTGAAGGATAATAAGATCATTGATGTTTTATATTTGGCTAAAGAAAACAAGTTTTTCGTATACAGTGGTAATCATGAACCAACTTGTAACACTCATGGGACTGGCTGTACTTTAAGTTCATCTATTGCATCTAATTTGGCTAGAGGATATTCATTACCTCAATCAGTTTATGGTGGTATTGAGTATGTTCAAAATGCTATTTCTATTGGTTGTGATGTTACTAAGAAACATATTACTGATAATGGCCCAATCAACCATGTTTATTCCATCGAAGTTCCAATGGAAAAAATGATTAAAGATGATTGTTTTGCAGGCCATTCGATTGTTTCTGCCAAGATGTCCACCAAGGAATATAATGCTCAAGCGGAAAaggaaattaaaaacaatttcttcgaatatttaattaaacaTCCAATAGTTAAACCACATTGGGATTCTTATATCAATCATAATTTTGTCAAACAAGTAGCTGAAGGAACCTTAGAACCAAGAaagtttcaattttttgttgAACAAGATTATACATATTTAGTGGATTATGCAAGAGTACATTGTATCGCCGCTAGCAAATCTCCTGATTTGGCAGATATTGAAAAGGAATTAGTTATTGTGGGTGCCATTAAACATGAAGTTTCAGCTCAtcaagataaattaaagaGATATTTTGGTATTAAAGACGATTCGTACTTCAGCACAATGAAAAGAGGTACTgcattgaataattattctaGATATTTCAACGATGTTGCCAAGAGAGGTAACTGGGAAGAATTAGTAGCAGCATTAACACCATGTTTAATGGGGTATGGTTATGCCTTGATTACTTTCAATGATAGTATCaaattgaatgaaaaattccCATATTATTTAGAATGGTGTGATGTTTATAGAAGTGAAAACTATACAAACGCTATGAAGGAAGGTGTTGCTCTATTGAATCAAATTGCCCGTTCTTACCCatttgatgaaattgataCTTTAGTCAAGATCTTTGCTGATGTATGTGAGTTGGAGACTAAGTTCTGGGATGCTGCtgttgaatttgaagaatag
- the RPN4 gene encoding stress-regulated transcription factor RPN4 (similar to Saccharomyces cerevisiae RPN4 (YDL020C); ancestral locus Anc_3.173) yields the protein MASTELPLKRTIDDVLEDELYHWNWNNLHSASDPIYYNKLTLPSNNTGNSSISSNNYTLSNDMINNNNNTDDLLDRNNSNEIQHIIEVPWNDDYYNHYTTTNTSNTNGFSYESGGIITDKVQHIFKQFSDPTLTTQSINSFIKRNESTCSLSHSRSTTNNTQYSSTSSNNNRSANNNNKLATQLLSSQTSQPISNSSSIDSTTASELGIDVKNIMKFNGSLERKISHKNAKNNNSNNDRKVLATLPTNITPTSISTSNEFTTNIKNLNLATISNNERHSSSMLNLPKKSLVADYSLSSSTLSPTPLSPTPSSTDLIDSSISIIRNDSTNSLLNNSDSQFDLDLNLSLNDDANNDNILLDLNQNLFDDNTNELLLSRDLISSNIINSDSLNIDHMDIDSDVTTGIIDSTTRDSNSSNTILSPDLDDIDSLDVDIYPISNKVSSLNLLNTAESLTTLEDSSSFKSNSIKPIKNKYKKSTKSLKSTKLNKSVKLAKANNSMKRQNQTNQAINNHTHHHHHHIHDNNASLKPESKDNKEASSNSKSSPSNNKDATNTNKSSESLLPELFVCKIINPITKIPCSAQFSRPYDLTRHKNTIHAENKIVFHCLECVKTLGDQGYQKTFSRLDALSRHIKSKHESLSLQERKEITNFAKKNLTYITA from the coding sequence ATGGCTTCTACAGAATTACCTTTAAAAAGAACTATTGATGATGTGTTGGAAGACGAGTTATACCATTGGAATTGGAATAATTTGCATTCTGCTTCTGATCCCATCTATTATAATAAGTTAACCCTTCCCTCAAACAATACTGGTAACTCTAGCATCTCTAGTAACAATTACACTCTTTCTAACGACAtgatcaataataataataatactgatGACTTACTTGATAGAAATAATTCCAATGAAATTCAACATATTATCGAAGTTCCTTGGAATgatgattattataatcattATACAACCACTAATACCTCTAATACCAATGGCTTTAGCTATGAATCTGGAGGAATAATCACTGATAAGGTCCAACATATCTTTAAACAATTCTCTGATCCTACTTTAACTACTCAATCCATCAATTCCTTTATAAAGAGAAATGAATCAACTTGTTCATTATCACATTCTCGCTCtacaactaataataccCAATACAGTTCAACATCGTCCAATAATAATCGTTCCgccaataacaataataaacttGCAActcaattattatcttcCCAAACTTCACAACCAATAAGTAATTCATCGTCGATAGATAGTACTACAGCTTCTGAGTTAGGTATAGAcgttaaaaatattatgaaaTTTAATGGTTCTTTGGAAAGAAAGATTAGTCATAAGAACGCTAAGAacaataatagcaataatgACAGAAAAGTCTTGGCTACTCTACCTACTAATATAACACCAACTTCTATATCGACTTCAAATGAGTTTActactaatattaaaaatttaaatttggctaccatatcaaataatgaaagaCATTCATCAAGCATGCTaaatttaccaaaaaaatcattagtAGCTGATTATTCTTTGTCATCTTCAACTTTATCACCTACGCCATTATCACCTACACCATCATCAActgatttaattgatagTTCAATTTCCATAATAAGAAATGATTCTACAAATAGTctcttaaataattcagatAGTCAATTTGAtcttgatttaaatttaagtTTAAATGATGATGCAAATAATGACAATATACTACTagatttaaatcaaaatctttTTGATGATAATACTAATGAATTGTTATTATCTAGAGATTTGATTTCAAGtaacattattaattcCGATTCTCTAAATATTGATCATATGGATATAGATTCAGACGTCACAACTGGTATCATAGATTCAACAACTAGagattctaattcatctaaTACAATACTCTCTCCAGATTTGGACGATATCGACTCCTTAGATGTCGACATATATCCAATCTCCAATAAAGTAAGCTcgttaaatcttttaaatacaGCAGAATCTTTGACAACATTAGaagattcttcttcatttaaatcCAATAGCATTAAACCCattaagaataaatataaaaaatctactaaatctttaaagtctactaaattgaataaatctGTTAAATTAGCAAAGGCAAATAATTCTATGAAGAGACAAAATCAAACAAATCAAGcaattaataatcataCCCACcaccatcatcatcatatcCATGACAATAACGCATCTTTAAAGCCAGAatcaaaagataataaagaagCTTCATCCAATTCTAAATCATCaccttcaaataataaagatgcTACCAATACAAATAAGTCCTCTGAGAGTTTATTAcctgaattatttgtttgcaaaattattaatccaATCACAAAAATTCCTTGCTCTGCTCAATTTTCAAGACCTTATGATTTGACAAGACATAAGAATACAATTCATgcagaaaataaaatcgtGTTCCATTGTTTAGAATGTGTTAAAACATTAGGTGATCAGGGCTATCAAAAGACATTTTCAAGATTAGATGCATTGTCAAGACATATCAAATCCAAGCatgaatcattatcattacaagaaagaaaagaaattacaaattttgccaagaaaaatttaacttATATTACTGCCTAG